A genomic region of Acidobacteriota bacterium contains the following coding sequences:
- a CDS encoding O-antigen ligase family protein, giving the protein MKHIRMMDWIEAALLAAMAPLFIFPRINRLWPFLIFPILWLVRFLFVKLKGSDSYAGSPIDVAVALLGVQLVISSAASGQWAAMLPKVVGIVYGILVFFVIVRIVRTERLIAVGIGVYIAGGAGLAVIGVMGMFLSGEAHFRRLLELLIGRIPQKNWGFEGAEAGLNPNAVAGVLLLFVPLCMALFVNMIRERKAMPGAGLAFIPLLGLLTAFFLLVLFISQTIASWLALAGGLWLVISSKNIQIFGIIFIVLFSGLVLIVLPESDAEAAAERKRPYWIEKIKHRHLQWSVGITAVREKPLTGVGVNMLRREPGLGYKKAHAHNHMLHTAAEMGIPGLIAYLAILGGAWAMCRSVWLRPMPGWMRASARGLAGGQAAHVLFGLGDSIPLGAKPGIVFWISLGLIAALYHKAVYPAMNREHPE; this is encoded by the coding sequence ATGAAACACATTCGAATGATGGATTGGATCGAAGCGGCGCTTCTTGCGGCGATGGCGCCGCTTTTTATTTTTCCTCGAATCAACCGTCTTTGGCCTTTTCTGATTTTCCCCATATTGTGGCTGGTTCGCTTCCTGTTTGTGAAGCTCAAGGGGTCCGATTCCTATGCGGGGTCTCCGATCGATGTTGCCGTCGCTCTTCTCGGTGTCCAATTGGTAATCTCCTCGGCGGCCTCGGGACAATGGGCGGCCATGCTGCCGAAGGTTGTGGGAATTGTCTACGGGATCCTGGTTTTTTTTGTTATTGTTCGCATTGTGCGTACGGAGCGATTGATTGCGGTGGGAATCGGAGTTTACATCGCCGGAGGCGCCGGACTTGCGGTGATCGGAGTGATGGGGATGTTTCTGAGCGGAGAAGCGCATTTCCGTAGGCTTCTTGAACTGTTGATAGGCAGGATTCCACAAAAAAACTGGGGATTCGAGGGGGCTGAGGCGGGATTGAATCCAAATGCCGTTGCCGGCGTGTTGTTGCTTTTCGTGCCGCTCTGCATGGCTCTCTTTGTGAACATGATAAGGGAGCGAAAGGCGATGCCGGGAGCCGGGTTGGCGTTCATTCCGTTGCTTGGGTTGTTGACGGCGTTTTTTCTGCTCGTTCTTTTTATCTCACAGACAATCGCTTCCTGGCTGGCCCTTGCCGGAGGCTTATGGCTTGTCATCTCTTCGAAAAATATTCAAATTTTCGGGATCATATTCATCGTGCTCTTCAGCGGCTTGGTGTTGATTGTGTTGCCCGAGAGCGATGCCGAGGCGGCGGCCGAAAGGAAAAGACCGTATTGGATTGAAAAAATCAAACATCGCCATCTTCAGTGGTCTGTCGGAATCACGGCCGTGCGGGAAAAACCGCTGACCGGAGTCGGAGTCAATATGTTGAGGAGGGAACCGGGGCTTGGATATAAAAAAGCCCATGCCCACAATCACATGCTCCACACCGCCGCAGAAATGGGGATTCCCGGGCTGATCGCCTACCTGGCCATTCTGGGCGGGGCTTGGGCAATGTGCCGGTCCGTATGGCTCCGGCCGATGCCGGGCTGGATGCGGGCGTCGGCCCGTGGACTGGCCGGGGGACAGGCGGCTCACGTCCTCTTCGGATTGGGAGACTCCATTCCGCTGGGCGCCAAGCCCGGAATCGTCTTCTGGATCTCGCTGGGATTGATTGCGGCGCTCTATCATAAAGCCGTCTACCCAGCGATGAATCGGGAACATCCGGAATGA
- a CDS encoding aminotransferase class I/II-fold pyridoxal phosphate-dependent enzyme, with protein MSGFEEGLVAEAFRSNWIAPLGPMVDDFEREMCEYIGIGHAAALSSGTAALHLALIILGVGDGDEVLCSDLTFSASANAIVYVGAKPVFIDCDRRTWNMDPGLLEEELEEARNKGRMPKAVMAVDLYGQCVDYGRIEEICRRYDVPLIEDAAEALGASCNGKKAGCFGRAGVFSFNGNKIITTSGGGMLVSDDGEFVDRARFLATQAREPAPHYEHSKIGYNYRMSNLLAAVGRGQLRVIEERVAARRGIFDYYRKALGDLPGIDFMPEAPYGRSNRWLTCITVEPEDFGSTREDIRMALEAENIEARPIWKPMHMQPVFAGCRKRRGAVAAEIFDKGLCLPSGSRLEEKDLDRIAEVVRRVALSSA; from the coding sequence ATGTCCGGATTCGAGGAGGGCCTTGTTGCCGAGGCCTTCCGGTCGAACTGGATCGCCCCGCTCGGTCCCATGGTCGACGATTTCGAGCGCGAGATGTGCGAATATATCGGAATCGGCCATGCCGCGGCTCTTTCCTCGGGGACTGCGGCTCTCCACTTGGCGCTAATCATCCTCGGAGTCGGAGACGGCGACGAGGTCCTTTGCTCGGACCTGACATTCAGCGCCTCGGCTAATGCCATCGTGTATGTGGGAGCGAAGCCGGTGTTCATCGACTGCGACCGGCGGACCTGGAACATGGATCCCGGATTGCTCGAGGAAGAGTTGGAGGAGGCGCGGAATAAGGGCCGTATGCCCAAGGCCGTTATGGCCGTCGATCTCTACGGCCAGTGCGTCGATTATGGAAGAATCGAGGAGATTTGCCGGAGATACGATGTGCCGCTCATCGAGGATGCGGCCGAGGCGCTGGGGGCATCCTGCAACGGCAAAAAAGCCGGATGTTTCGGCCGGGCCGGCGTATTCTCCTTCAACGGCAACAAGATCATCACGACGTCCGGGGGCGGCATGCTGGTTTCGGATGACGGGGAATTTGTGGATCGAGCCAGGTTCCTGGCCACTCAGGCGCGCGAACCGGCCCCGCACTACGAGCATTCGAAAATCGGCTACAATTACCGGATGAGCAACCTGCTGGCCGCCGTCGGCCGGGGGCAGCTCCGGGTCATCGAGGAACGCGTTGCGGCCCGCCGCGGGATTTTCGATTATTATCGGAAGGCTCTCGGAGATCTACCAGGCATCGACTTCATGCCCGAAGCCCCCTATGGCCGCTCGAACCGTTGGCTGACCTGCATTACGGTCGAACCTGAGGATTTCGGCTCGACGCGTGAGGACATCCGAATGGCGCTTGAGGCGGAAAACATCGAGGCCCGGCCCATATGGAAGCCCATGCATATGCAGCCGGTATTCGCCGGATGCAGGAAGCGGAGGGGCGCCGTGGCGGCCGAAATATTCGATAAGGGACTTTGCCTGCCGAGCGGAAGCCGCCTCGAAGAAAAGGATCTTGACAGGATTGCCGAAGTCGTAAGGCGAGTCGCGTTGAGTTCAGCCTGA